One Euphorbia lathyris chromosome 1, ddEupLath1.1, whole genome shotgun sequence DNA segment encodes these proteins:
- the LOC136221536 gene encoding protein LYK5-like isoform X1 has protein sequence MQVAADLADGLDYVHNKTGLYLTLVHNHINSSSIIITEPDLSAKLCHFGTAQLCGEAPENEVGEKKKKKKSVLNEIREISEEDGDELQGKEDRSKELKRSNSGSMQFEGVRGYMSPEFQASGIPTQKSDVYAFGVVILELLSGEEPFKYKYSKSRGDFTRTSLIETAKAVIDGGVVEDGEGREGRDGRLRRWIDRRMKDSFPVEVAEKLVRLALECVHVEEDKRPDMSRVAGKISKLYLASKAWSEKN, from the exons ATGCAAGTAGCCGCCGATCTAGCTGACGGACTTGATTATGTTCACAACAAAACAGGTTTGTATTTAACTCTTGTCCACAACCATATCAACAGCAGTAGTATTATCATTACGGAGCCAGATCTCAGCGCCAAATTATGTCATTTTGGCACAGCACAATTGTGTGGGGAAGCTCCTGAGAATGAGGtcggagagaagaagaagaagaagaagagcgTGTTGAATGAAATCAGAGAAATAAGCGAGGAAGACGGAGACGAATTACAAGGTAAAGAAGATAGATCGAAAGAATTGAAGAGATCTAATAGCGGAAGTATGCAATTCGAAGGCGTGAGAGGCTATATGTCGCCGGAATTTCAAGCCAGTGGAATCCCTACGCAGAAATCAGACGTGTATGCTTTCGGTGTGGTTATATTAGAATTATTGTCCGGTGAGGAGCCATTCAAATACAAATACAGTAAAAGCAGAGGAGATTTCACACGAACTTCATTAATAGAGACAGCAAAAGCGGTGATAGACGGTGGCGTTGTTGAGGATGGGGAAGGAAGAGAAGGACGAGATGGAAGGCTGAGGAGGTGGATAGATAGGAGGATGAAAGACTCGTTTCCGGTGGAGGTGGCGGAGAAGCTAGTACGTCTAGCATTAGAGTGCGTACACGTGGAAGAAGATAAACGGCCAGATATGAGCCGCGTGGCAGGGAAGATTTCAAAGTTGTATTTGGCTTCAAAAGCATGGTCGGAAAAGA ACTGA
- the LOC136221536 gene encoding protein LYK5-like isoform X2, translating to MQVAADLADGLDYVHNKTAQLCGEAPENEVGEKKKKKKSVLNEIREISEEDGDELQGKEDRSKELKRSNSGSMQFEGVRGYMSPEFQASGIPTQKSDVYAFGVVILELLSGEEPFKYKYSKSRGDFTRTSLIETAKAVIDGGVVEDGEGREGRDGRLRRWIDRRMKDSFPVEVAEKLVRLALECVHVEEDKRPDMSRVAGKISKLYLASKAWSEKSRISDQISVSLAPR from the exons ATGCAAGTAGCCGCCGATCTAGCTGACGGACTTGATTATGTTCACAACAAAACAG CACAATTGTGTGGGGAAGCTCCTGAGAATGAGGtcggagagaagaagaagaagaagaagagcgTGTTGAATGAAATCAGAGAAATAAGCGAGGAAGACGGAGACGAATTACAAGGTAAAGAAGATAGATCGAAAGAATTGAAGAGATCTAATAGCGGAAGTATGCAATTCGAAGGCGTGAGAGGCTATATGTCGCCGGAATTTCAAGCCAGTGGAATCCCTACGCAGAAATCAGACGTGTATGCTTTCGGTGTGGTTATATTAGAATTATTGTCCGGTGAGGAGCCATTCAAATACAAATACAGTAAAAGCAGAGGAGATTTCACACGAACTTCATTAATAGAGACAGCAAAAGCGGTGATAGACGGTGGCGTTGTTGAGGATGGGGAAGGAAGAGAAGGACGAGATGGAAGGCTGAGGAGGTGGATAGATAGGAGGATGAAAGACTCGTTTCCGGTGGAGGTGGCGGAGAAGCTAGTACGTCTAGCATTAGAGTGCGTACACGTGGAAGAAGATAAACGGCCAGATATGAGCCGCGTGGCAGGGAAGATTTCAAAGTTGTATTTGGCTTCAAAAGCATGGTCGGAAAAGAGTAGGATCTCTGACCAGATTTCAGTCTCCTTAGCACCGAGATGA